Proteins encoded within one genomic window of Neorhizobium galegae bv. orientalis str. HAMBI 540:
- a CDS encoding ABC transporter ATP-binding protein: MSAVELNDVVKRYGALEVVHSIDLSVVQGEFVVLVGPSGCGKSTTLRMVAGLEDISGGTISIGGRVVNRMAPKDRDVAMVFQNYALYPHLNVAENIAFGLRVRGEKNAVVEAAVSEAATILDLTPYLKRKPADLSGGQRQRVAMGRAIVRKPRVFLFDEPLSNLDAKLRTQMRAEIRRLHNRMGVTSIYVTHDQVEAMTLADRIVVMNSGRVEQVGSPMELFLNPANAFVASFLGSPPMNLLKATVTAANGVAVARIDGTDDNPAQLTLPAWSAAALDAGQRILVGLRPEHLEIETGTVADVQNIPTTVDLVEPLGSEALLHCRIAGQPVVAKVDTPSDVQKLAEIRQLLMPTDRLHIFDLETGRAVNGRS; encoded by the coding sequence ATGTCTGCAGTGGAATTGAACGACGTAGTGAAACGCTACGGCGCACTCGAAGTCGTGCATTCTATCGATCTGTCGGTGGTGCAGGGAGAATTCGTCGTCCTGGTGGGCCCGTCGGGCTGCGGCAAGTCGACAACGCTGCGCATGGTCGCCGGGCTTGAGGATATCTCCGGCGGCACGATCTCCATCGGTGGGCGCGTCGTCAACCGCATGGCGCCCAAGGATCGTGATGTCGCGATGGTCTTCCAGAATTATGCGCTCTACCCGCACCTCAATGTCGCGGAAAATATCGCCTTCGGCCTGCGCGTCCGCGGCGAGAAGAACGCAGTCGTCGAGGCAGCCGTCAGCGAGGCGGCGACGATCCTCGATCTCACGCCCTACCTGAAGCGCAAGCCGGCGGACCTTTCCGGTGGTCAAAGACAGCGGGTGGCGATGGGACGCGCGATCGTGCGCAAGCCAAGGGTCTTCCTCTTCGACGAACCGCTTTCGAACCTCGACGCCAAGTTGCGCACCCAGATGCGCGCCGAAATCCGCCGGCTGCACAACCGGATGGGCGTCACCAGCATCTACGTGACCCACGACCAGGTGGAGGCCATGACGCTCGCCGACCGTATCGTGGTGATGAATAGCGGCCGCGTCGAGCAGGTGGGCTCTCCCATGGAGCTTTTTCTCAATCCGGCGAATGCCTTCGTCGCGAGCTTCCTGGGCTCGCCGCCCATGAACCTGCTGAAAGCGACCGTGACCGCTGCGAACGGCGTGGCCGTCGCACGGATCGACGGGACCGATGACAATCCGGCGCAACTGACGCTCCCCGCCTGGAGCGCCGCGGCCCTCGACGCGGGCCAGCGCATTCTCGTCGGTCTGCGGCCGGAGCATCTGGAGATCGAGACGGGCACGGTCGCGGATGTCCAGAACATCCCGACGACAGTCGATCTCGTCGAGCCACTTGGTTCCGAAGCCCTGCTGCATTGCCGGATCGCCGGTCAGCCGGTCGTCGCCAAGGTCGACACGCCGTCCGATGTCCAGAAGCTCGCCGAGATCCGGCAGTTGCTGATGCCGACCGACAGGCTTCACATTTTCGACCTGGAAACCGGCCGGGCCGTCAACGGCCGTTCGTGA
- a CDS encoding ABC transporter permease codes for MTHYLKGIGEDLRRDWQLYLLALPMIVWFLLFLYKPMEGLQIAFKDFSPFRGIAGSPWVGFENFRTLLEDQIFIRAFINTITISGLGLIFAFPVPIILALMFNELQSEFGRRFSQTIVYLPHFISVVIVAGIVINLLSPTTGVINLIISSLGFEPVYFLTQPEWFRSVFIGSNIWKEAGFESIVYLAAIAGVSPTLYESARVDGASRWQMIWRITLPCILPTIIIMLIIRIGNLVEVGFEYIILLYQPATYSTADVVSTYVYRTGLQGTQYDLATAAGLFNAVIAFALVFTANRISRKVSSTSLW; via the coding sequence ATGACCCACTATCTGAAAGGCATAGGCGAAGATCTTCGCCGGGACTGGCAGCTCTATCTGCTCGCCTTGCCGATGATCGTCTGGTTTCTGCTGTTTCTCTACAAGCCGATGGAAGGGCTGCAGATAGCCTTCAAGGATTTCAGCCCCTTCCGCGGCATCGCCGGCAGTCCCTGGGTCGGGTTTGAGAACTTCCGCACCCTTCTCGAAGACCAGATCTTCATCCGCGCCTTCATCAACACGATCACCATCAGCGGGCTCGGGCTGATCTTCGCCTTCCCGGTGCCGATCATCCTGGCGCTGATGTTCAACGAACTGCAGAGCGAGTTCGGCCGACGGTTCTCCCAGACGATCGTCTACCTGCCGCACTTTATCTCGGTGGTGATCGTCGCCGGCATCGTCATCAATCTTCTGTCTCCGACGACGGGCGTGATCAATCTCATCATATCCAGCCTGGGGTTCGAGCCGGTCTATTTCCTCACCCAGCCGGAGTGGTTCCGGTCGGTGTTCATCGGCTCCAACATCTGGAAAGAGGCAGGCTTCGAATCGATCGTCTACCTGGCCGCGATCGCCGGCGTCAGTCCGACGCTCTACGAATCGGCGCGGGTGGACGGCGCCTCTCGGTGGCAGATGATATGGCGGATCACGCTGCCCTGCATCCTGCCGACGATCATCATCATGCTGATTATCCGCATCGGCAACCTCGTCGAGGTCGGGTTCGAATATATCATCCTTCTCTATCAGCCGGCCACCTATAGCACCGCCGACGTCGTCTCGACCTACGTCTACCGGACCGGCCTGCAGGGAACCCAATACGATCTCGCAACCGCGGCCGGCCTGTTCAACGCCGTCATCGCCTTCGCTCTCGTCTTCACGGCCAACCGGATCAGCCGGAAGGTCTCGTCAACCTCGCTCTGGTGA
- a CDS encoding carbohydrate ABC transporter permease — MAHFNLYSRGDRIFGYANAVLIGIFVLSTLYPFIYILAVSISSGAAVTSGQVILFPKDLTLAAYEFVLSDRLFWIAYGNTFIYTFGGTAVSLAIMIPGAYALSRSRLRGRKFLNLMVAFTLWFNAGMIPFFLNMRDLGLLDSRFGLIIGFACNAFNVILLRNFFEAVPKSFEEAAKMDGASEFQLLWKVFIPLSKPAIITVGLFCIVSRWNSYFWAMVLLRGEEKIPLQLYLKRIIVDLSANDEFASSLMTSRYSFETVTAAIMIASIIPVLLIYPSIQKYFNKGITLGGVKE, encoded by the coding sequence ATGGCACATTTCAACCTCTATTCCCGGGGCGACCGGATCTTCGGATATGCCAATGCGGTGCTGATCGGCATCTTCGTCCTGTCGACGCTCTATCCGTTCATTTACATTCTGGCGGTATCGATCTCCTCGGGCGCCGCGGTCACCTCGGGGCAGGTGATCCTTTTCCCGAAGGACCTGACGCTTGCGGCCTACGAGTTCGTGCTCTCGGACCGGCTGTTCTGGATCGCCTACGGCAATACGTTCATCTACACGTTCGGCGGCACGGCGGTCAGCCTCGCGATCATGATCCCCGGCGCCTATGCCCTGTCCCGCTCACGGCTGCGCGGCCGCAAGTTCCTGAACCTGATGGTGGCGTTCACGCTCTGGTTCAATGCGGGAATGATCCCGTTCTTCCTGAACATGCGCGATCTCGGCCTGCTGGACTCGCGCTTCGGGCTGATCATCGGCTTTGCCTGCAACGCCTTCAACGTCATCCTGCTGCGCAATTTCTTCGAGGCCGTCCCGAAATCCTTCGAGGAGGCCGCCAAGATGGACGGCGCAAGCGAGTTCCAGCTGCTCTGGAAGGTTTTCATTCCGCTCTCCAAGCCGGCGATCATCACGGTCGGCCTGTTCTGCATCGTGTCGCGCTGGAACAGTTATTTCTGGGCCATGGTGCTCCTGCGCGGCGAAGAGAAGATCCCGCTGCAGCTCTACCTGAAGCGCATCATCGTCGACCTGAGCGCCAACGACGAGTTCGCCAGCAGTCTGATGACGTCGCGCTATTCGTTCGAGACGGTGACGGCGGCGATCATGATCGCCTCGATCATCCCGGTCCTGCTCATTTATCCGAGCATCCAGAAATACTTCAACAAGGGCATCACCCTTGGCGGAGTGAAGGAATAA
- a CDS encoding extracellular solute-binding protein, which translates to MRHFRKSLALLATCALLQVGTAHAQDASTKIVANPLELTIHFHFRDKYVYTENWPVEKKAAEWTGIHVKNVASLATSNSRDAFNLLMASGNLPDIVGGDVTGGLKDDFIRYGMEGAFQPLDDLIAEHAPNLKKFFDEHPVVRQTISAPDGHIYFIPYVPEGEYSRAWFIRKDWLEKLGLKEPGNVDELYTVLKAFREKDPNGNGKKDEVPYFAREPIEAVRLINMWDARVSGSERYGDFMVENGKIVHPWTTPNYKTGISKVAQWFKEGLIDTEIFTRGARDREYMLGNNIGGMTHDWFASTSNYTEALKDSVPGINFAPMLPPKTVSGKRFEDSRRATVQPAGWAISYSNKHPVETIKYFDFWFSEKGRILSNWGIEGVNYDMKDGKPLYKDSVLHNPKPVNAQMWEIGAGVPRGYWASYPSEEQWTNKMALDGIAMYRKEPGLLQPEFTGVSMDAKERATYDKYWPSLLTYMTEMQQTWVLGAQDVAASWDVYQARLEQLGLSKVIKVMQTAYDRQYGKN; encoded by the coding sequence ATGAGACACTTTCGAAAAAGCCTTGCCCTGCTGGCCACATGCGCCTTGCTGCAAGTCGGTACAGCCCATGCTCAGGACGCCTCGACGAAGATCGTCGCCAATCCGCTCGAGCTGACGATCCACTTTCATTTTCGTGACAAATACGTCTACACGGAAAACTGGCCGGTGGAGAAGAAGGCGGCCGAATGGACCGGCATCCACGTCAAGAACGTGGCGTCTCTCGCCACCAGCAACAGCCGCGACGCGTTCAATCTGTTGATGGCGTCCGGGAATCTGCCGGACATTGTCGGCGGCGACGTCACCGGCGGCCTGAAGGACGATTTCATCCGTTACGGGATGGAAGGAGCATTCCAGCCGCTCGACGACCTCATCGCGGAACATGCCCCCAATCTGAAGAAGTTCTTCGACGAGCATCCTGTCGTGCGCCAGACGATCAGCGCGCCGGATGGCCATATCTATTTCATCCCTTATGTCCCGGAGGGCGAATATTCGCGCGCCTGGTTCATCCGCAAGGACTGGCTGGAGAAGCTGGGCCTCAAGGAGCCCGGCAATGTCGACGAGCTCTACACGGTGCTCAAGGCGTTTCGCGAGAAGGACCCGAACGGCAACGGCAAGAAGGACGAGGTTCCGTATTTCGCCCGCGAGCCGATCGAGGCCGTGCGGTTGATCAACATGTGGGATGCGCGTGTCTCGGGGTCGGAGCGTTATGGTGATTTCATGGTCGAGAACGGCAAGATCGTCCATCCCTGGACGACGCCGAACTACAAGACCGGGATTTCCAAAGTCGCCCAGTGGTTCAAGGAAGGCCTGATCGATACCGAGATCTTCACGCGCGGCGCGCGCGACCGGGAATACATGCTCGGCAACAATATCGGCGGCATGACGCATGACTGGTTCGCCAGCACCTCGAACTATACCGAAGCTTTGAAGGACAGCGTTCCCGGCATCAATTTCGCGCCGATGCTGCCGCCGAAGACGGTTTCCGGCAAACGGTTCGAAGACAGCCGCCGCGCCACCGTGCAGCCGGCTGGATGGGCGATCTCCTACAGCAACAAGCACCCGGTCGAGACGATCAAATATTTCGACTTCTGGTTCTCCGAGAAGGGCCGCATCCTGTCCAACTGGGGTATCGAGGGCGTCAATTACGACATGAAGGATGGCAAGCCGCTCTACAAGGACAGCGTGCTGCACAATCCGAAACCCGTGAACGCCCAGATGTGGGAGATCGGCGCCGGCGTACCGCGCGGTTACTGGGCCTCCTATCCGTCCGAGGAGCAGTGGACCAATAAAATGGCCCTCGACGGCATCGCCATGTACAGAAAGGAGCCTGGCCTCCTGCAGCCGGAATTCACCGGCGTCTCCATGGATGCCAAGGAGCGTGCCACCTACGACAAGTACTGGCCGAGCCTGCTTACCTACATGACCGAGATGCAGCAGACCTGGGTGCTGGGCGCACAAGATGTCGCTGCATCCTGGGACGTTTACCAGGCCCGTCTCGAACAGCTTGGCCTCTCCAAGGTGATCAAGGTCATGCAGACGGCTTACGACCGCCAGTACGGCAAGAACTGA
- a CDS encoding DUF4962 domain-containing protein, with protein sequence MPKIAEAPRLQYLDEPKPGTLTITYQPDGAPIQENPPRFSWLPALDDDARYVLKVSPDPDFAPGMTHVFENLAWNFFTPDVTFEPGSYHWAFALWDATAKRVASAWSSTRSFDVAADLPQTQLPRAEARLQARDLRHPRLWLNPDGVIAFRETLKSAPDHCGWQNFFNNSVEPWLSREIIPEPSPYPENIRVATLWRQMYIDCQEVIYAIRHLAIGGIILDDPALIAMAKTWLLSVAAWDPKGATGRSYNDEAAFRVVTALAWGYDWLYDHLDEGERQQVRKVLLARTREVADHVLWRARIHVFPYDSHAVRSLSAALTAACIALAGEEKEAEEWLDYTVEFLFTLYSPWGGKDGGWAEGPHYWMTGIAYLTEAANLIRAFLKVDLYKRPFFQKTGDFPLYTKAPGTRRACFGDDSTLGDPPGLKVGYNVRQFAGVTGNAYYQWYYERLNAGAAGTAMEFYNYGWWDLNFDDLVYRHDYPPVEARAPSDLPPVKWFQDIGWVAVQKHMDDPARHIQFLFKSSSFGSLSHSHGDQNAFLLYAFGEDLAIQSGYYVAFNSTMHRNWRRQTISKNAILIEGKGQYADGDKTIAKKAGGRILAVREEKTHVFISGDATAAYQAADPDVLRAERDIYFSHSDFLVIVDRVECATAKSIQWLFHATRSMDVGSNSFRLTGERAGLYGQFVHSTSGAPEVRLVEGFKGVDPVEVEGLATQFHIEASLPSATKHTLVTLLVPYSLNEPRRVFHFIDDQGFSADIYFTDVDDNQLRIVIPKNF encoded by the coding sequence ATGCCCAAAATCGCCGAAGCCCCCCGTTTGCAGTATCTCGACGAGCCGAAGCCCGGCACGCTGACGATCACATACCAGCCGGACGGCGCCCCCATCCAGGAGAACCCGCCGCGTTTCAGCTGGCTGCCGGCGCTTGACGATGATGCCCGTTACGTTCTGAAGGTCTCGCCCGATCCGGACTTCGCGCCCGGGATGACGCATGTTTTTGAAAATCTGGCCTGGAACTTCTTCACGCCCGACGTGACATTCGAGCCTGGCTCCTATCACTGGGCTTTCGCGCTCTGGGACGCCACGGCAAAACGCGTCGCCTCGGCATGGAGCAGTACCCGTTCGTTCGATGTCGCGGCCGATCTGCCGCAAACGCAGCTGCCGCGCGCCGAAGCCCGGCTTCAGGCGAGAGACCTTCGCCATCCCCGTCTATGGCTCAATCCCGATGGGGTGATCGCCTTTCGGGAGACGCTCAAGTCGGCACCCGATCACTGCGGCTGGCAGAATTTCTTCAACAATTCCGTCGAACCCTGGCTATCGCGCGAGATAATTCCCGAGCCTTCCCCCTATCCGGAGAATATCCGCGTCGCAACGCTCTGGCGGCAGATGTATATCGACTGCCAGGAGGTCATCTATGCCATCCGCCATCTGGCGATCGGCGGCATAATACTGGATGACCCCGCCCTGATTGCCATGGCCAAGACCTGGCTTCTGTCCGTTGCCGCATGGGATCCGAAAGGCGCGACCGGCCGCTCCTACAACGACGAGGCGGCCTTCCGCGTCGTCACCGCACTCGCCTGGGGTTACGACTGGCTATACGACCATCTGGATGAGGGGGAGCGCCAGCAGGTCCGAAAGGTGCTGCTTGCCCGCACCCGCGAGGTGGCCGACCACGTCCTGTGGCGTGCCCGTATCCACGTCTTTCCCTATGACAGCCATGCGGTACGCTCCCTCTCGGCGGCCTTGACGGCCGCCTGCATTGCGCTGGCCGGCGAGGAGAAGGAGGCGGAGGAGTGGCTGGACTATACGGTCGAATTCCTCTTCACCCTTTATTCCCCCTGGGGCGGCAAGGATGGCGGCTGGGCCGAGGGGCCGCATTACTGGATGACCGGGATTGCCTATCTGACCGAGGCTGCCAATCTGATCCGCGCCTTTCTCAAGGTCGATCTCTACAAGCGGCCGTTCTTCCAGAAGACCGGGGATTTTCCGCTTTACACAAAGGCGCCGGGGACGCGCCGCGCCTGTTTCGGAGACGACTCGACACTTGGCGATCCGCCGGGCCTCAAGGTCGGATACAATGTCCGTCAGTTCGCCGGGGTCACGGGCAACGCCTATTACCAGTGGTATTACGAGCGCCTGAACGCCGGGGCGGCCGGCACGGCGATGGAATTCTATAATTATGGCTGGTGGGATCTCAATTTCGACGATCTCGTTTATCGCCACGACTATCCGCCGGTCGAAGCCAGGGCGCCTTCCGACCTGCCTCCAGTCAAGTGGTTCCAGGACATCGGCTGGGTCGCCGTCCAAAAACACATGGACGACCCTGCTCGACATATCCAGTTCCTATTCAAGAGCAGTTCCTTCGGCTCCCTCAGTCACAGCCACGGCGACCAGAACGCCTTCCTTCTTTATGCCTTCGGCGAGGACCTGGCGATCCAGAGCGGCTATTATGTCGCCTTCAACTCCACCATGCACCGCAACTGGCGGCGCCAGACAATCTCCAAGAACGCCATCCTGATCGAAGGCAAGGGCCAGTATGCGGACGGCGACAAGACGATCGCCAAGAAGGCCGGCGGCCGGATCCTCGCGGTCCGGGAAGAAAAGACGCATGTCTTCATCAGCGGCGATGCGACTGCCGCCTACCAGGCCGCCGATCCGGATGTCCTGCGCGCCGAGCGAGATATCTATTTCTCGCACAGCGATTTCCTGGTGATCGTCGACCGCGTCGAATGCGCGACGGCCAAGTCGATCCAGTGGCTGTTCCATGCCACCCGATCCATGGATGTCGGCTCGAACAGCTTCCGGCTGACCGGAGAACGCGCCGGGCTCTACGGACAGTTCGTCCATTCCACGTCCGGCGCGCCCGAAGTTCGGCTCGTGGAGGGCTTCAAGGGCGTCGATCCGGTCGAAGTCGAGGGACTGGCGACACAATTCCATATCGAGGCAAGCCTTCCCTCGGCCACCAAGCACACGCTCGTGACCCTCCTCGTCCCTTATTCGCTGAACGAACCGAGGCGGGTCTTCCACTTCATCGACGACCAGGGCTTCAGCGCCGACATCTATTTCACCGATGTCGACGACAACCAGCTGCGGATCGTCATCCCGAAGAACTTCTGA
- a CDS encoding SDR family NAD(P)-dependent oxidoreductase, with the protein MNGLKDKVILVTGGGRDIGRACAERLAEEGARVVVTYFGSAAGAQASIAAISAAGGKAVAIKADMTKAADAQAAVDKAVSDFGRLDGLVHVAGGIVARKTLADMDQAFFQEVIDINLTSLFNATKAATAAMGSRGAIVTFASQAGRDGGGPGALAYATSKGAVMTYTRALAKELGPKIRVNSVCPGMISTTFHDTFTKPEVRERVAAATPLKREGSSQEVASLVAFLMSDDAAFITGACYDVNGGTLFS; encoded by the coding sequence ATGAACGGATTGAAAGACAAGGTCATCCTGGTGACCGGCGGCGGACGCGACATCGGCAGGGCCTGTGCCGAACGGCTGGCCGAGGAGGGCGCCCGGGTGGTGGTGACCTATTTCGGCTCGGCCGCCGGGGCGCAAGCCAGCATCGCGGCCATTTCTGCCGCAGGCGGCAAGGCCGTCGCCATCAAGGCGGACATGACCAAGGCTGCGGATGCGCAGGCTGCCGTCGACAAGGCAGTGTCGGATTTCGGCAGGCTCGACGGGCTGGTCCACGTCGCCGGCGGCATCGTCGCGCGCAAGACATTGGCAGACATGGATCAAGCCTTCTTCCAGGAGGTCATCGACATCAATCTCACCTCGCTGTTCAACGCCACGAAGGCGGCTACAGCCGCGATGGGAAGCCGCGGCGCGATCGTGACCTTTGCCTCGCAGGCAGGGCGCGACGGCGGCGGCCCCGGCGCGCTGGCCTATGCGACCTCCAAAGGCGCGGTGATGACCTATACGCGGGCACTCGCAAAGGAACTCGGTCCAAAGATCCGTGTCAATTCGGTTTGCCCCGGCATGATCTCCACCACCTTCCACGATACGTTCACCAAGCCCGAAGTGCGCGAGCGCGTCGCTGCCGCAACACCTCTGAAACGCGAAGGCAGTTCGCAAGAGGTCGCAAGCCTCGTCGCCTTTCTGATGTCGGATGATGCAGCCTTCATTACCGGCGCCTGCTACGACGTCAATGGCGGCACCCTGTTCTCGTGA
- a CDS encoding SGNH/GDSL hydrolase family protein, whose translation MTPTFPINGPINGRRIALLGTSLVQQNHHAGERHIWSSARGWATWAEVLLAGRLDIGVFHDPLVHPGWEPSGRIGVTRGFGGLNAGVSGQKARDIALRLDDVLKLDFDLIIVDAGTNDMMVETKEVIQATREMIVDRLLCAGKLVILLPILARGTQKWAAGGPERAKAHWINQKSLAFAAQRAGCHVFDWNEPWVDWSSADGVPQAGFSDDGTHFSVPGGYAVGKALAAYLAGFLSPPSARRSAPDDRFDPVNNPLGNLLPNPSLGGIGSRRDEISVSGSDVVVDRLAGSADGQDGWQVSLSEGQASIDILDRDYRNPLPAGAWVQASCLVDVDARDGWREISLELQDQAPEGLTARALAPFDLGEGTLAPYPGEAWKGLLRTPPIRLKTSMHGLRLGLCLQLAPSTSRASMRITAPVLRQVVPPSLF comes from the coding sequence ATGACGCCCACATTCCCGATCAATGGCCCGATCAACGGCCGCCGCATCGCGTTGCTCGGAACATCGCTCGTCCAGCAGAACCACCATGCCGGCGAACGACATATCTGGTCGTCGGCACGCGGCTGGGCCACCTGGGCAGAGGTGCTTTTGGCGGGACGGCTCGACATCGGCGTGTTTCACGACCCTCTCGTGCATCCGGGCTGGGAACCGAGCGGCAGGATCGGCGTCACCCGCGGTTTCGGCGGATTGAACGCGGGCGTTTCGGGCCAGAAGGCCCGCGACATCGCCCTTCGGCTGGACGACGTGCTCAAGCTCGACTTCGACCTCATCATCGTCGATGCCGGCACGAACGACATGATGGTCGAAACCAAGGAAGTGATCCAGGCGACCCGCGAGATGATCGTCGACCGGTTGCTTTGCGCCGGCAAGCTGGTCATCCTTCTGCCCATCCTCGCCCGCGGCACGCAGAAATGGGCAGCAGGTGGTCCGGAACGGGCAAAGGCGCATTGGATCAACCAGAAGAGCCTGGCCTTTGCGGCGCAACGGGCAGGGTGTCATGTCTTCGACTGGAACGAGCCGTGGGTCGACTGGAGTTCGGCCGACGGGGTTCCGCAGGCCGGGTTTTCCGATGACGGAACGCATTTCTCGGTGCCCGGCGGTTACGCTGTCGGCAAGGCGCTGGCCGCCTATCTGGCGGGTTTCCTCTCCCCGCCAAGCGCCCGACGCTCGGCACCGGACGACAGGTTCGATCCGGTCAATAATCCACTGGGCAATCTTCTGCCCAACCCTTCTCTCGGCGGCATCGGATCGCGTCGCGACGAGATCAGCGTTTCCGGATCCGATGTGGTGGTCGACCGATTGGCGGGATCGGCGGACGGCCAGGACGGTTGGCAAGTTTCGCTTTCCGAAGGCCAGGCCTCCATCGATATTCTCGATCGCGACTACCGCAATCCACTACCGGCCGGCGCCTGGGTTCAGGCAAGCTGCCTGGTGGACGTCGACGCGCGTGATGGCTGGCGCGAAATTTCGCTGGAGCTTCAAGACCAGGCGCCGGAAGGGCTGACTGCCCGGGCACTCGCGCCCTTCGATCTCGGGGAGGGGACCCTTGCCCCCTATCCCGGCGAAGCCTGGAAGGGGCTGCTGCGAACGCCGCCGATCCGGCTGAAGACCTCCATGCATGGCCTGCGCCTCGGACTCTGCCTGCAGCTCGCGCCATCGACGTCGCGTGCGAGCATGCGGATTACCGCACCTGTCCTTCGACAGGTTGTTCCACCATCACTCTTCTAG
- a CDS encoding AraC family transcriptional regulator — translation MSDPLAEVVSLLKPSPSISKLVTGGGRWIVERTELGSPFYCAVVEGRCRLSVADRQPILLTAGDFVLVPDIHSFTMSSMDPPSHAAPPQRLETSPGVFRLGDPEAPVEVRAMVGHCAFVARERTLLVSLLPEVIHVHGEDRLTTLVGLIHDETRSGRVARDMVLGRLLEVLLIEALRSFGGETAPPGLLRGLADPQLAGALRRVHDDPGGNITVAALARDAAMSRSTFFDRFRCEVGVAPMEYATTWRMALAKKLLRRDVALADIARRVGYGSASAFSVAFSRHVGTSPGAYSRYAPDE, via the coding sequence ATGTCCGATCCTCTCGCTGAAGTGGTTTCCCTGCTGAAGCCAAGCCCGTCGATATCAAAGCTGGTGACCGGAGGCGGTCGCTGGATTGTCGAACGTACCGAGCTCGGAAGCCCCTTCTATTGCGCCGTGGTCGAAGGCCGTTGCCGCCTGAGCGTCGCCGATCGCCAACCGATCCTGCTCACCGCGGGCGATTTCGTCCTGGTGCCGGATATCCACTCGTTCACGATGAGCAGCATGGACCCGCCATCTCACGCTGCGCCCCCGCAGCGTCTCGAGACAAGTCCGGGCGTATTCCGACTGGGGGATCCCGAAGCTCCGGTCGAGGTCAGGGCCATGGTGGGGCATTGTGCTTTCGTCGCTCGCGAGCGAACTCTGCTCGTCTCGCTGCTACCGGAGGTAATCCATGTGCACGGCGAGGATCGGCTGACCACGCTGGTCGGGTTGATTCACGACGAAACACGCAGCGGCCGCGTCGCGCGCGACATGGTGCTCGGCCGGCTGCTTGAAGTGCTGCTGATCGAAGCTCTTCGCTCGTTCGGCGGTGAAACGGCTCCGCCGGGCTTGTTGCGCGGACTTGCCGATCCGCAACTGGCAGGGGCGCTGCGTCGTGTTCACGACGATCCGGGCGGCAATATAACGGTCGCGGCCCTGGCGCGGGATGCAGCCATGTCGCGATCCACCTTTTTTGACCGGTTCCGATGCGAGGTCGGCGTAGCACCGATGGAATATGCAACGACCTGGCGCATGGCGCTGGCAAAGAAACTTCTTCGTCGTGATGTTGCGTTGGCCGACATTGCCCGACGCGTCGGCTACGGCTCGGCAAGCGCGTTCAGCGTGGCATTCAGCCGGCATGTCGGCACATCGCCCGGAGCCTATTCACGATACGCTCCGGATGAATGA
- a CDS encoding SDR family oxidoreductase yields the protein MSKILITGCSSGFGLAIAETFLAGGWEVVATMRRPREDLLPSHDRLNILPLDVTDADSIAKAVEAAGAINALVNNAGVGMLNVLEGADMGKIRELFETNVFGAIAMTKAILPQLRARGSGVIVNVSSSVTIKPLPALSVYSASKAALNAFTESLALEAALFGVRARLVLPGSAPTTGFGKNAVARMGMDIPEPYSAFVHDYLQELRSGSEVTTPGDVAQAVWRAVTEPDAPMRIAAGADAQTWFREAGLSAG from the coding sequence ATGTCTAAGATACTCATCACAGGATGCTCCTCCGGTTTTGGTCTCGCCATCGCGGAGACCTTTCTTGCCGGGGGATGGGAGGTCGTCGCGACCATGCGGAGACCGCGCGAAGACCTGCTGCCGAGCCACGACCGGCTTAACATCCTTCCCCTGGATGTCACGGATGCGGATAGCATCGCGAAGGCCGTGGAGGCGGCAGGCGCCATCAACGCTCTGGTCAACAACGCCGGGGTCGGCATGCTGAACGTCCTGGAGGGCGCCGACATGGGGAAAATCCGCGAGCTGTTCGAGACGAACGTCTTCGGCGCGATCGCCATGACGAAGGCCATCCTGCCGCAGCTTCGCGCGCGCGGCTCGGGCGTCATCGTCAATGTCAGTTCCAGCGTCACCATCAAGCCGCTGCCGGCGCTTTCCGTCTACAGCGCCAGCAAGGCGGCTTTGAACGCCTTTACCGAAAGCCTGGCATTGGAGGCCGCATTGTTCGGTGTGCGTGCGCGGCTCGTGTTGCCCGGCTCGGCACCGACGACAGGGTTCGGGAAAAATGCCGTGGCGCGCATGGGAATGGATATTCCCGAGCCTTACAGCGCATTTGTTCACGACTATCTCCAGGAGTTGCGCTCCGGGAGCGAGGTGACGACGCCAGGAGATGTGGCGCAGGCTGTCTGGCGTGCGGTGACGGAACCTGACGCGCCGATGCGGATTGCCGCCGGCGCCGATGCGCAGACCTGGTTCCGCGAAGCGGGTCTCTCTGCCGGCTGA